DNA sequence from the Candidatus Acidulodesulfobacterium ferriphilum genome:
TTCGATAATTTTTTCTTTTAATTATTATTAGTAATAGTATAAAATATATTAAGAAAAAATTCAATTTCAAAAATGATACTTAATCTATGGAATCTATGGATATTTTTAAACAAATCCAGCCTGACGATTCATTAAACGATATAGATTATGTAAAAACCTTTTCATCTTTTAACAAGCCGGTTGCCGTTAAAGGAGTAAAAGGGGAAATATTGTATATGAACGAGCTTGCGAAAAATCTATCAAAATTATCGGATCAGGAAATATTTGCCTTATACGATGAAAAATTGCCCGAAGACATAGCGCAGGTTAATGGGCTGGGACTCGTATCGATTGAAAAAATAATAAGATTAAAAACTACCGACGGAGAGATGGAAGAAAAATTTTTTCATATCGAAAGCAAAACCCTTCTAAATAAATTCGGCCTGTTTTACGGCACGATGTTTATTTTTTATGATTTTACTTCGCTTGTTAAATATGTACTAAATATTAAAAATAATTCGGAAAATAAGGTTTATGACGATATAACGGGTTTATTTTTAAAAAATCAATTTAAAGAAATGCTTTCAATGGAAGTAGAAAGGGTTACAAGATATGGATTCCCTCTCACCCTTGCGGTATTTTTCTTTGAAAATCTGGTTTTTTTCGGCCAATCGTTTGGAAAAGATAAATTAAATCAGCTGCTCAAATTTTTCGGTATTTTTTTCAAGCAGAAATTTAGAAAAACCGATACTATTTTTAGAATCGATTTTAATAGCTTTATTTGCATATTGCCTCACACAAACTATGAAAGCGCGAATAACAAGTTTAAGAAATTACAAAAAGAGCTTGATGAGGTAATAAAATTTCAAAGCAGTATTAAACCGATTTTAATTTTCGGAATTTCGGAATTCGACTTAAAAAAGCATTATAAAAATTATGAGCTTTTAATAGAAGAAGCGAGGATAAACCAGCAAAATAACAAATTTTACAAATAAACTTAACCCCCCGCCTGCTAACTTTCCAATAGCACGCCTGATACGCTTTTCAAATATTTATACGAAGAAATCAGTGAAAATACTATACTGATAAAAATCAATATAAGACCTATGTCCCCAAAATTTATATTAAAATGCTCATAATAAATCAATAAAAAAAATATGCCGAACATTTGAAAAGCGGTTTTCCATTTCCCCTCCTTTCCCGCAGAAATAACGACCCCTTTTTCACTGGCAATAGCCCTTAACCCCATAATAAATATTTCCCTGAATATAATTATAACAACCACCCATGCAGGAATTCTATTTAATGGAATAAGCATTATAAGAATTGTTACTACAAGAAGTTTATCGGCGATAGGATCTAAAAAAATTCCTAAATTTGTTACCAATTTTTTCTTTCTTGCTATATAGCCGTCTATAAAATCAGTTAATACGGCAAAGATAAAAAAAACCGAGGCATATATGCCGTAAATTTCTTTTTTGAAAAATAACAACGCAAATATCACGGGTATAATTAAAATTCTAGACATCGTCAAAAGATTGGGCAGGTTATATATTTGTTTTTTACTTTGCATTGTTACTTTCCCTCCTGTAATACTTCATTACCTCGTTAACATAACCGCGGGTTTCGCTGTACGGGGGTATGCCTCCGTATTTTTTAACGGCTTTGCTTCCCGCGTTATATGCGGCGAGAGCCAGGGGCAGATCCCCGTTATACCTGACAATAAGGCTTTTTAAGTATTTTGTTCCGCCATAAATGTTTTGAGACGGATTAAACGGCTTCAAGACATTAAGTTGCCTCTGAGTCCCGGGCATTAATTGCATAAGCCCTTCGGCGCCTTTATCCGAAACCGCATCGTCATTAAATCCTGATTCTGCCTTTATAACGGCTTCTATCAATCTGGAACTAACTTTATATTTATTGGAGGCTTTAAGTATTATCTTTCTGTATAAGACATTATTGTACCCTTTAAAATTATTTGAGTGCTGCCTTGTCTTCATATAAAGCCGATAGTTATTCGAAACGGGAACATTAGAAAAATAAACCGTTCCGTTTTTGCCGACGCGCATATAGATGTCGGCCGCCCCTGCCTTGAGATTAACAAAATTAATTAAGCAAAAAGAAACAAAAATCAATAATAAATATGCATATTTTTTCATAAAATATTTTTTCATAAACTACAGGCCAAAAGAGCGTTTACGGCGGAAGCGGCGGAGGAACTTCCTCCAAAATTTCCGAAATTGCCGACGGAGGAATAAAAATTATCTTCGTAAAGCAATTTTTTGGACTCTGCCGCCCCGACAAAACCGACAGGCATGGCTATTATTATAGGCGGATTGTAATTTATAAAATTATAAAGCCGCTTGCATAAATCCATGACCTCGACAAGCGCGGTCGGAGCGTTTCCTATCACGATTATATCCGGTAATTTTTCTATAGTCGCCAGCCTTATAGAAAGAGCCGTTTTCGTTATATTATTGTTGCCCCCGTTATCTTTCATCTTACCTAAAAATTCATATTTATTTTCTAAATCTTGCTGCTTTTCCGCTAAAATATCATGATTAAAACCTATATAGCAGTTTAAATCAAGTATAATATTTTTGTTGGCATTTTTACTGATACCTGCTTTAGTCATTTCGGAATCGCATACAATTTTTAACGGTTCTTTTTTTTTAATTTTTCCGTTAATAAGATTTATCCCCCTTTGAACCGAATTGTTTGTGAAGAAAATGGTTTCGGCATAATTTATATCGCTCGTAGCATGGATAACTCTTTTAACAACCGCCTTTTCTGCTTCGGAATAAAAACCGTCGAAACGGGTATTCCCTTTTAGTAAAGAATCTATTATGGTTATGCTTTTCTTATAAATTTCTTCTCCGATATTGGACATGCGCCGATGTTTTAATAATTCCCGATAAATGTTATAATATAATACAAATGATACAAATACATGTTAAAATTATATAATAGAATTTATCACACTTTACTACTTAAGACAAGCTCCGAACTTGTTAAAAAATAAAAATGAAAAATAAGGAATCGCTATTCGATAAATCGCAGCTGGAATTGGAAGAATTCTGCATTTTAAACGGGTTTAAAAAGTATAACGCTCATCAGGTTATGAGATGGGTTTATTTCTATCAGACCCTCGATTTTACTAAAATGACCGACATCCCGAAGCCTTTAAGGAATGAGTTATCGAATAATTTTCATATTAATCTGCCGGGGATAGCAGGAACGACATACGAAGAGGATACAAACGGCTATTCAAAGAAATATTTAATCAGGCTTGCGGATGATATGACCATAGAATCGGTATTAATAAATTATAATAACAGAAAAACTTTATGCGTCTCGTCTCAAATAGGATGTAAAATGGGCTGCGCATTTTGTGAAACTGCAGGACTCGGCGCAGGCAGAAACTTATCCTCGGGTGAAATAATATCCCAAATATTGCTGGTAAACGAGGATATAAAAGAAAAAATTACAAATGTAGTTTTTATGGGTATGGGCGAACCGTTAGACAACATGGCAGAGGTAGAAAAATCATTAAATATTATGTCGGATAACAAGTTTCTTGCTATAGCGCCGCGGAAAATCACTATTTCGACTTGCGGCTTATTAGATAAACTTCACGACATCGAAAAATTTAAATATAAAATCGCCATATCTCTAAACGCTTCTGATAATATTACAAGAAATAAGCTTATGCCCATCAACAAAAAGTTTCCGTTAGAAAGCATCGTTAATTTAATAAATCGCAAAAAACCTTCCGTCCATAACAAAATAACGCTGGAGTATGTGCTGATAAAAGGTGTGAATGACGGTATTTCAAACGCTAAAGAGCTTATAAAAATGTTTTCCCCTTCAAAAGTAAAATTTAACTTGATACCATTAAATAAAGGAGAAGATTCCATATTTTTAAAAAACTTAGAAAGACCCGACGATAAAGTTATTAACGATTTTAAAGTTAAATTGCTCAAAGCGGGGTTCACCGTAACGACAAGATTTTCTAAAGCGCAATCGATAAACGGCGGGTGCGGACAGCTCACGGCAAAAATGCTATATTCTTAATAAAATGTTTTTCGAAAAGCTTACTGCCGGAAAGGGGAAAGTTTTTTGCGATTTTGATTATATCTCTTAAATCCTTTTCTCTTTCGGACGGTTTTGCCGTTATATATTTAAGGCATCCTGAAAGGACCGAATCTGAGGTAAAATTTATCGTTTTCCCTTTAAACGGAAGAATGTCTATTAAATCAATAATTTCGGGCTTTATATGGCTACCGAATGTCCCCGAAAGGTAAACATCGAAATCATCGTCATTATAAATTTTAAATTTTTCTATAAGGATTTCCGATGCAGATTTAACTGCTGATTTGGCTAACTGAAATTGCCTGACATCTTCCTGAAAAAACCGCATATTAATTTTATCGTCGAAATACAGGACAACCTCCTGTCCCCCATTCTTTGTATCGATTACGGAATAGCTTTCGGAATCTATTAAGTCAGGGGGAAGAATTCTTCCGTTTCTATCTATAATATTTTCTTTTAAAAGCTCATGCATAAGGCTCATTATACCGCTTCCGCAAATTCCCTTCGGCCTAGCATCGTTTATTGTCTTAAACTTAAATATGCCGTTTTTAAGTTTTACATCAAAAATAGCGCCGGTTTCTGCCGTCATCCCAAACTTAATGTTTCCGCCCTCAAACGCCGGACCTGCGGGAGCGGAAGCGGTATATATCTTATGCTTATTTCCTATGGCTATTTCGACATTTGTTCCAAAATCTGCCAGAAAAATCGGTTTATCTCTTTTTGCCATATCCAGATAATAGATGGAAGCCACCGTATCGCCCCCGACAAATCCATCCAATATCGGGAATATAAATAACTCCTTGTTCTTTAAACAAAAGTCCTGTAAAAAATCGGTTTTATCGGGAAAGAACAGGTCAGCCGAAGCCCTATAAGGCGGCTTCGAAAGCGGAGCAAGCGGATAGCCGCACAAGGCCATTTCCATAACCGTATTGCCCGCTATCGCAACAATTTCGATATCGTTATAGTCGAGTCTGGTTTCCTTTTTAATATCATCTATTAATGTATTTATAGTTAAGACCGCTCTTTGCTGCAACTTTTTAACGGAATTCTGGTCTAATCCATTCTGTATTCTTTTGATGGAATCAAGGCCAAATTCGGGGTATTGAAAATTTAATATGCTTTTGCTTGAGATAACGGAATTTTCACTATTTGCCAAAGCGGCGGCAACCGTCGTCGTTCCAAGATCGATTCCTAAAAAATATCTATTTCGCATTCCGATTAACCCGACAAATAAAGAATAAAGGCGGGACGATAATAAGGATTATGTTTAAACCATATAAATAAGGGCACCCTTTCCCGGAGTTTTTTGTAATACTTTGCCTATTTTGTGCAACGGCTCTCCCGCATCTTTAAAAGCGTGCTCCAGCGCCTTCGATTTTAATTCAGGAACCGGCATTACAAGTCCGCCTGAGGTTTCTGCGCCAAAAGCTAACCACAATAAATTTTCATCGACATTTCTCAAGGTGGATACATATTTTGAAAAATATTTTCTGTTTCGTTTGGTTCCTGACGGGTTTATACCTTTCTTAATTAACTCATATACCCCGTTTATAGCGGGAAGAGCGGATAAATCAATCTCGCATGCGGCGCCGCTTGCAATCATCATCTCGCTTAAATGCCCGACCAGCCCGAAGCCCGTAACATCCGTAATAGCATTTGGCGATTTTAAAGAAACGGCAAGCTCCGAGGCTTTTTTATTGAGCTTTGACATAGACAAAGAGGCTTCGTTTAGCGAATCCTTGCTTAAAAAATCCGTACAGATAGCGCTGACGACAAACCCTGTTCCGAGACTTTTGGTTAAATATAAGATATCCCCGGGGCTTGCCCCCTGATTAGAATAAATTTCATTTATATTGCAAACCCCCGTAACGCTAAGCCCGTATTTAAGCTCTTTGTCGTCTATCGAGTGGCCGCCTAAAAGCGCTGCCCCTGCCTCGTTTATCTTATCCAGACCGCCAAGAAGTATCAGGTTGAAAACCTCTTTTTCTACTTCCTCAATCGGGAAACAGGCAATATTTAAAGCCGTTATCGGCTTCCCCCCCATTGCATAGACATCCGAAAGCGCATTTGCGGCGGCAATCTGGCCAAAAGTATAAGGGTCGTCCACCACAGGCGTAAAAAAATCGACTGTTTGAATAAGGCAAGAATCGTCGCTTATTTTATAAACGCCCGCATCATCTTTATACCCAAACCCGACCAAAACATTATCATTTTTTGGAACAGGCAATTTTTCGAGAATCTTCGAGAGGTCCTCCGGACCTATCTTGCATCCTCAGCCGTGGGCGCTTGTCAAACTTGTAAGTTTATATTTTTTTGCCGTCATGTTTATTTACCTGTGTGTTACGGCATAGGCATTTTGCCGCCCACTATGAGATATTTAAGGTCCTTATCTGTAAATTTAACGCCGCCGCCGATGTAAACAGACCTGTTATGATTACTAAAGATGTCGTCGTATCCGGCATCTAAAAATAAATGCCTGTAAAATGTGTACGCAATGCCGGCGTCAACATATTCGCTGACGTTACCGTTGTTCGAATTAAACCCGAATGCCCTTGTATAAAGCTTAACATTTTTATTCGTGCCGGGTATATAGTAATTAATCCCGACCCCGCCCGTCGAATATAATAAACCTGCAAGAAGGGTAAAATTATAAAAATTTTTGGCTATCAAGGCGTTAAACTTTATGCTGTTGGAATATGTGTATTGCGTCGTGTTTGTGGTTATACTCGATGGATAAAACTGCCCGGAGGGCGGGCTGTTAGTCGTATATGTCGTCGTCTGCGTCTCGCCGAATGTGTTGCCGTAACCCATAGGTACGGAAGCGACGCCCAGCTCGTAATAATGACCGGGAGACGGCTGAAGTTTGACATTTACCTGAGTTATAGAGCTTTTACTTCTGGCAAGGTATTGGGAATTCATGTTCATTTTAATCTGAAATTGACTGTAACCGCCTACTAAGTTATTAATGCCCTTAAGAGAACCGTTTAAATTGTTATATACCGAATTTCTATTGACAAGTTTCCCGATTGTTCCCTGCCCCTTGTTTATTTTTGAAGATATGCCGTATATTTCATCTAACGACAGCTGCAATTTTTTTGTATCGGAGTTGATGTTTTTTAGGCTTTCGTTAATATTATTTTTATTTTTGGCAACAATATGATTTAAATTAGTGGAAAGACCCCGTATGTTTTCCGTAATAGCGGGAAGTTCCTTTTTTAAATTATAAGATATGGAATCAAAATTATGAATCGTTCTTGTGATAGCCGCATCGTTTTTAACGGTTAAACCGTTTATGTGTTTTGAAATAGATGCGAAATTAGACATAATGGTATTGACATTTTCCTGATTTATATAAACAAGCCTGTTTAAATTTTTTGAAAGCATGGCAATATTATAAAGAATTTCTTTTATATGCTTTTCTCCGGTCTTTGTTCCAACGGAATTTCTAAGCGATCTGGAAACTTTCTCTAAATCGTCCGCGGTTTTGGCAAACTTCATAATAAGCGCGGACATACTTTGTGGCGATACCTCGCTCTTAACGATTTCCCCGTTCAAAAGTTCTTTCGCTTGAGCCGCCGGAGTCCCGACAGGTGAAATAGAGATATAACTCTCCCCCAATAAACTCATCGATCTGATGGAAGCGACATACTGGGGATAAACTTTATACTGGGAGTCTATCGCCATGTAAACCCTTGCCATGCCGTTTTCCAATTCAATCTTTTCGACCCTCCCTATTTTTATTCCCGCCATAGTAACTTCCGTCCCTATGCCGATGCCGTTTGCCGATTTAAAATAAGCCGATATAGTATAGGTAGGAGGCTTGAAGATATAAACCTTTCCAACCCTAATGGAAAAATAGGCGAGTATTAATAAAACGATTACCGTAAAGATACCTACCCTGGTTTCTTTATTTAATTTCATAATTAAATCGTATTAAAATTAATCGGGCCGATCATGCTTCCGGCAACAAACTGGCTCACTACCGGATTCTTTGAACTTTTAATTTCCGCAGGACTCCCTATCTCGATAATGGAACCGTCGTAAAGCATTGCGATTACATCCCCAGTTTTATACGCGCCTTCTATATCATGGCTTATTATTATTCCTGTGAATTTAAATTTGTTATAAATCGATATGATTAAATTATTTATCGCATCCGACATAATAGGATCAAGTCCGGTAGTGGGTTCGTCAAAAAGAACTATTTCGGGGTTAAGTATTAAAGCCCTTGCCACTGCCACTCTTTTTCTCATGCCGCCGGAAATCTCCGACGGCATCTTTAATTCCTGTCCGCTCAACCCTACATCGCCAAGCATCGAATGAACCCTGTCTTTAATCTCGCTTTCCTTAAACTTAGTATGCTGCCTTATCGGAAAAGCTATATTTTCAAATATATTTATAGAATCAAAAAGCGCCCCGTCTTGAAAAACCATGCCAAATTTTTTCCTGATTTCATTAAGTTCCTTTCTTTTTAAGATATTGATATCTATGCCATCCACCAAAACTCTTCCGGAGTCCGGCTTAATTAAACCTATTATATGCTTAAGCATAACGCTTTTTCCGCCGCCGCTCCTGCCTATTACAACCGTAATTTTTTGGTCGTCAAATTTTATATCCAGATCATTTAACACCTTGATGCCATTAAAAGATTTCGATAATCGTTCAAGGATAATCATAGCATTTTAAAATGATTTTGACAATTTTAACTAAATTTTTTAAAAATTATTAAAAAAGGATAGAAGTAAGAATATAGTCCGCAAAAAGAATATATACAGAACTTAATACCACGGCCTGGGTCGTAAAACGGCCAACGCCTTTTGACCCGCCGGTTGTTTCAAAGCCTTTAAATGTGCTAATCGTCGCAAGTATTATACCAAAGAAAACCGCCTTTAAAAGGCCGTTATATATATCGCTTAGTTTCATATACTGATATATTTTTTCTACATAAGTAATATGATTGAGCCCTAAAAAATAAGTGTAAACGATATAACCGCCGATTATGCCGATCAGCGAACACAAGATTGTCATAATCGGGAGCATAACCATGGCGGCCAGAATCCGGGGAATCGAAAGATAATAGTATGGATCGACGGCCATCACTTCAAGCGCGTCTATTTGCTCCGTTACCTTCATTGTGCCGATTTCGGAAGCCATAGACGAACCGCATCTTGCCGTTATCATAAGCGCGGTTAAGACCGGCCCCAATTCCCTTGTCATGGATAAAGCGACCGTAGGGCCTATCATATAAGTTACGCCGACAATTTTAGCCGCATAATATGACTGGAGCGATAATACCATGCCTGTGAAAAGGCCTGTTAAACCGACAACATAAAAGGAATCCATGCCGATAAAAGCCATCTGGTCTATTAGATTGCCGAAATTTATGGAATATCTGAATATAGAAAGAATGGATTCCCACAGATAAATAACAAGAGAGCCCAATTCATCGGTTGTTTTTAATATAAATTTGCCGATACTTTCAAAAGGGGTGAGTATTCCATTCATTGAACTATATATGTTAATGTTTATAATTTTGCAAATGCCGTAAGTGGCCGATACTTTATTACGATTCCTCCAGCTCCACATGCCAATAAGCATTATCGACGAGGCTTAGAAACGGCATCCACTCTTTATACATAACATTTGTAAGAGATATATGATAATAAGGGGACCATTCGGGTTTCCGAGGTTTCCTGATAAGTTTCATTCCCGCTCCTTCAGGCGTTCTTCCGCCTTTATTTCTGTTGCAGGGGATACAACTGCATACCACATTTTCCCATGATGAAACCCCGCCATGCGTCCTTGGAACGACATGGTCAAGATTCAACTCAGTTTTTTTAAACTCCCTGCCGCAATACTGGCATTTATTTTTATCCCTTAAAAATATGTTAGCCCTTGAAAATTTTATATATCTTTTGGGCAGTTTATCATAGTTAGCAAGGATTATAACCCTTGGCGCCCTGATCATTCTATCTACAAGCCCTATTGATTTAGATTCTTCAATGATAGACAGGCTCTGCCACGAGTCAAAGCTAAATGTTCTATAATTTTCATCCACAGCCCTGGCAACACCTTGATAAAGAAGGATCAGTCCTCTTTTTAAGGATGTAACGTGAACGGGCAAAAAAGATTTGTTTAAAACAAGAACGCTTGATGAAAGCATAATTTCTATTCAAATTGATTAAAGATACAAATTGTATTTAAGTATTATAATAATTATAAATATTATAGCCTTATTGAACCATTATATCAATAAATCAAAAAAATAAAAAACTAAAAATATTCGTATTCCTTATCTGGAATAGATTTTAACGCTTGTATTATATCTTTAAAATCTATCTCGAGCACGGTCCTGAGATCAATCAGGAATTCATCATTTTTGATTTTTCCGATGATCGGAACGCCAAAACCGCGAAAAATCCGGCTCAATTTATCGGCGCTTAATGTTTTATGGGCAATGCTTATGGAATATGTTTTGAGTTCGTAATCCGGCAAAGCTCCGCCTCCTACGATACTTAAATCCTCTATTATCTTAAAATTGTATATATTTTTATTTATATATTCAAGTTTTTTAATTTTATTTAAAAGCCTGAATGCTTTTCTTTTAATATCTTCTCCGCTTTGCGAAAGAAAAAAAAGGGTAGGTATTCTTTTAACCGCGGTTTCGATATCCAAATATTCAAAAAGGACGGCTTCAAGCGCGGCAAGCGTCATTTTATCTATTCTAAATGCCCTGTTTAACGGATTTGACGCAATTAAATCCACATACTCTTTTTTTCCCGCTATTATTCCTGCCTGAGGTCCCCCTAAAAGCTTATCTCCGCTAAATGTGATAATATCCACACCTGCATTAACAACCTCCGGCGCAGTGGGTTCGTGAGGCAATCCAAATCTTTCGATACCCACAAAACTGCCCGAACCCAAGTCCTCCATAACGGGTATACGGTGGTTTTTACCGATGGAAACAATATCTTTGCTCGATAGTTCGCTAACAAAACCCCTCATTCTAAAATTGCTATGGTGCACCTTTAATAAAAGAGCCGTGTTTTCATTTATATTTTTTTCATAATCTGAAGGCTTTGTCTTATTTGTGGTACCGACTTCCACTAAAACAGCCCCCGAAGCCTTCATTATGTCGGGTATTCTAAACGACCCGCCAATTTCGATAAGTTCCCCTCTCGAAACTATTACTTCCTTTTTTTGTTCCGCACAAAATGATGACAGCGACATAAAAACAGCGGCCGCATTATTATTCACGACGATAGCCCTTTCGCATTTTAAAATTTTTTGAAGCAGGGATTCCACATGCGAATATCTTTTGCCTCTTTTACCCTCCGTCAAACTAAATTCTAAATTTGAATAGGACGATGATATTTGCGCAACATTTTTAACGGCTCTTTCCGGTAAAATGGAACGCCCTAAGTTTGTATGGATAACGACGCCGGTCCCGTTGACGACTCTTTTTAAATTAAAAGAAAAATTGTTTAAGTCATTTTTAAGCTTGCCGGCAAAATATTCAACCTTAAACCTTTCCTCATCGATATTTCCGGTTTCCGCCGTTTCCATATTTAAAAGATTTAAAACATTATCTTTTTCCTGTTTTATTAAAGCATTAAGCCTTCCTTTTACAAAATTATAAGAAAAAGCTTTGCTAAGCAATTTAACATCCTTATTTTCAAGGATTTCATAGATACTCGGAAATTTTCTTAATATATCGTTTTTATTGTGTTCCATAAATTTTTTTGATTTATAATTTTAAAGGCTCTCAAAAGATTTTAACCTTTTACCTATATGAAATGATAAAAAATCTTCCAAAAATGTGGAACATTCCCTTAATAATTCTTCTTTAACGACCAATTTATTTATTATCGACAAATCCGATTCCATCATTAAATTAGATAAATTAATAAAATTAACGGGCAAATTTCTTATTCCTGCATTATTTCCTGAATTGGCGCAAGAGCCGCAAACAACGCCCCCCTTTTTTAGGCTAAAATAAAATTTGTTATCCGCATTCTTCTCCGAACAAACGGTGCAGGTCGAAAAGTTAGGAAATATGCCCGTATATTTTAACAAATTAGATATAAAATAAATCTCGTATTTAAGCAATATCGCGGTCATAGAAAAATCAGGCGAAGATGCTTTTGCGCCGACATGGTTAAGACCTTTATAAATGGCGCGGGTAAGATAAAAAATATTTTTATTGTTATCCCTTTCCTGACATAAAACCCTTGAAACCTCGGCAATCTTGGTTAGAAAAAGATAAATATCTATATCCTTTCTAACATTCTTGTAATCTTCGACTATATCCGCTTCGTACAAAATATCTAAAGTCATGCCCGCCTTTTCATAAAATTTTATATTCGTGAGCATTGCAGGCTCTAATTTGCCCAGAAATCTTTTCCTGCTTTTCCTCGCATTATTGGCAAAACAGGTAATCTTTCCGTAATCTTCGGTGATATAGCTCAAAAGCAAATCAGCCTCGTTTAATTTTTTTATATATATCACAAATGCATTTGTAGAGAATAATTTCATAGCATAGAAGATGCAGAATTATTTATTTTCCAGAATTAAATATTACAAATATTCCTATCATGATTATAAAAACCCCAAACCATCTTTTAAGGCTGACCTCTTCCTTTAAAAATATTTTCGATAAGAGAACTACAAGTACATAGCCGCTTGAAAGCATCGGATATGCAATAGATAAAGGCAGTTTAGACAGTGCAAGAAGGTAAAATATCGTCGCAAAAAAAAGCATTATCAGCGCGCTGAATATAAATGGATTTAAAAAAACAAGGATAGACCTTATGCCTATCTTTAAATGTTCCTTTTTAACCATGCCGGAGCCGATTTTTTGCAAAATTTGCCCAATCGATGTAAATATAACGGCAAGACCCATAAAGATGTAAGGATTTGTCAGCATAATTTATATTTATATTATATACTTTTTAAATTTCAAAAGCTCGGTATAAGTGGGTAAAATAAAAATTTTTTTATTCCCGCCATCTCTGCCACCGCCTTCCCCGCAAATTTTAATAATTTTTTTTAAAGAACTTTTTAAGTTATGATCTACTATAATGCTGTCTTTATCTATGCCGGCGGTCTGCAATCTTATCGCCATATCAAAGGGGCGGGCGCCCGTAATTACGATTTTGCCGAGTTTACCTGCGTACCCCTCGAAATCGACATCCCAAATCCACGAAACATCTCTGCCGTCGGCATCTCTATCGGAAAAAGCAAATAGAACATTTATAAAACCATCTTCACCCGTAATCTTTTCTAAAACCCTGTTAAACCCGGTCGGATTTTTAACAAGGTCAACATTGATTTCGATTCCTTTAAAAATCTTTTTATATGACCTTCCAAATTTTGTCCTAAAATTCTCAAATGAAGTCCTTATGATTTTATTGTTAAGC
Encoded proteins:
- a CDS encoding diguanylate cyclase; this translates as MESMDIFKQIQPDDSLNDIDYVKTFSSFNKPVAVKGVKGEILYMNELAKNLSKLSDQEIFALYDEKLPEDIAQVNGLGLVSIEKIIRLKTTDGEMEEKFFHIESKTLLNKFGLFYGTMFIFYDFTSLVKYVLNIKNNSENKVYDDITGLFLKNQFKEMLSMEVERVTRYGFPLTLAVFFFENLVFFGQSFGKDKLNQLLKFFGIFFKQKFRKTDTIFRIDFNSFICILPHTNYESANNKFKKLQKELDEVIKFQSSIKPILIFGISEFDLKKHYKNYELLIEEARINQQNNKFYK
- the selD gene encoding selenide, water dikinase SelD translates to MGPEDLSKILEKLPVPKNDNVLVGFGYKDDAGVYKISDDSCLIQTVDFFTPVVDDPYTFGQIAAANALSDVYAMGGKPITALNIACFPIEEVEKEVFNLILLGGLDKINEAGAALLGGHSIDDKELKYGLSVTGVCNINEIYSNQGASPGDILYLTKSLGTGFVVSAICTDFLSKDSLNEASLSMSKLNKKASELAVSLKSPNAITDVTGFGLVGHLSEMMIASGAACEIDLSALPAINGVYELIKKGINPSGTKRNRKYFSKYVSTLRNVDENLLWLAFGAETSGGLVMPVPELKSKALEHAFKDAGEPLHKIGKVLQKTPGKGALIYMV
- the rlmN gene encoding 23S rRNA (adenine(2503)-C(2))-methyltransferase RlmN — its product is MKNKESLFDKSQLELEEFCILNGFKKYNAHQVMRWVYFYQTLDFTKMTDIPKPLRNELSNNFHINLPGIAGTTYEEDTNGYSKKYLIRLADDMTIESVLINYNNRKTLCVSSQIGCKMGCAFCETAGLGAGRNLSSGEIISQILLVNEDIKEKITNVVFMGMGEPLDNMAEVEKSLNIMSDNKFLAIAPRKITISTCGLLDKLHDIEKFKYKIAISLNASDNITRNKLMPINKKFPLESIVNLINRKKPSVHNKITLEYVLIKGVNDGISNAKELIKMFSPSKVKFNLIPLNKGEDSIFLKNLERPDDKVINDFKVKLLKAGFTVTTRFSKAQSINGGCGQLTAKMLYS
- the pgsA gene encoding CDP-diacylglycerol--glycerol-3-phosphate 3-phosphatidyltransferase; the encoded protein is MQSKKQIYNLPNLLTMSRILIIPVIFALLFFKKEIYGIYASVFFIFAVLTDFIDGYIARKKKLVTNLGIFLDPIADKLLVVTILIMLIPLNRIPAWVVVIIIFREIFIMGLRAIASEKGVVISAGKEGKWKTAFQMFGIFFLLIYYEHFNINFGDIGLILIFISIVFSLISSYKYLKSVSGVLLES
- a CDS encoding lytic transglycosylase domain-containing protein, which translates into the protein MKKYFMKKYAYLLLIFVSFCLINFVNLKAGAADIYMRVGKNGTVYFSNVPVSNNYRLYMKTRQHSNNFKGYNNVLYRKIILKASNKYKVSSRLIEAVIKAESGFNDDAVSDKGAEGLMQLMPGTQRQLNVLKPFNPSQNIYGGTKYLKSLIVRYNGDLPLALAAYNAGSKAVKKYGGIPPYSETRGYVNEVMKYYRRESNNAK
- a CDS encoding DUF4445 domain-containing protein; this translates as MRNRYFLGIDLGTTTVAAALANSENSVISSKSILNFQYPEFGLDSIKRIQNGLDQNSVKKLQQRAVLTINTLIDDIKKETRLDYNDIEIVAIAGNTVMEMALCGYPLAPLSKPPYRASADLFFPDKTDFLQDFCLKNKELFIFPILDGFVGGDTVASIYYLDMAKRDKPIFLADFGTNVEIAIGNKHKIYTASAPAGPAFEGGNIKFGMTAETGAIFDVKLKNGIFKFKTINDARPKGICGSGIMSLMHELLKENIIDRNGRILPPDLIDSESYSVIDTKNGGQEVVLYFDDKINMRFFQEDVRQFQLAKSAVKSASEILIEKFKIYNDDDFDVYLSGTFGSHIKPEIIDLIDILPFKGKTINFTSDSVLSGCLKYITAKPSEREKDLRDIIKIAKNFPLSGSKLFEKHFIKNIAFLP